In Desulfosporosinus sp. Sb-LF, one DNA window encodes the following:
- a CDS encoding EAL domain-containing protein: MDFELNYSHAFAYRKIIVDEGGLPIDYEFVEVNKAFENLTGLKRDFVIGKKINDILPNYATDKFDWIGVYGNVALTGISTSFEQYSEAFGRWYRVEAASNEHGFFATIFSDISSLKQKEQESLAKNEQLGQLYEEISATEEELRQQMVELNQSTQLLKESERRLNRAQALAHVGNWEIDLATKTVWASEETFNLYGLNRETPFLSLESIQKVVHTEDRAQLDQALERLINETAEYNVNFRIIKANTSEERYMHSVAELEYGHSRRPVRILGVIQDVTASVLSELDLKRKNRVLRNLYEELTGTEEELRQQFDEIITNKAIIELSEERYKTLVNNSPDVIYSCDCDGVFTTINKEFSEVIGLPEKEIIGKTINEIQRDSAYIEEWHNQFSKVINKGKVNSFIYKYERKIGSGIGYYNVTLSPIFDSSREIIGVIGTNHDITTLKENERVIKHMAYYDFLTDLPNRVLFLDRLKSAIALSEKNATKVYVVFLDLDDFKRANDTLGHVTGDGVLIETTKKLLKCISKKDILARLGGDEFALLLDDAKQQECIVSLLETIKSSFQESFRVNDHIINLTASMGISRYPDDGETADELIKNADTAMYKAKEVGKNGYQFFNLKMKEDLLLKTNIERLLRNAIINNDFVLHYQPQYTAQTGELRGFEALIRWNCPEMGFLNPMEFIPIAEETGLIIQIGEWVINTASRICKELEIKYGCDLVMAINISPIQLRQKDFSETVMQALELSGLKPTSLELEVTENIFIDSFDCVVNKLRNLKKLGVRIALDDFGTGYSSLNYLRKLPITLLKIDKAFVKEIDSLDQHNGLTGSIIALASKLNIKTIAEGVETLEQLDYLSRANCDYLQGFLLEKPVPKDLLGSIIEKGSLREFLL, translated from the coding sequence ATGGATTTTGAATTGAATTATTCTCATGCCTTTGCTTATCGAAAGATTATTGTAGATGAAGGTGGCCTTCCGATAGATTATGAATTTGTTGAAGTGAACAAGGCCTTCGAAAACTTAACAGGTTTAAAACGTGATTTTGTAATCGGGAAAAAAATCAACGATATTTTACCAAATTATGCAACCGATAAATTCGATTGGATAGGTGTCTACGGAAATGTTGCCCTAACAGGTATTTCTACATCATTTGAACAGTATAGTGAAGCTTTTGGTCGATGGTATCGCGTTGAGGCAGCTTCTAACGAACATGGTTTTTTTGCAACGATATTTAGTGATATTTCGAGTCTGAAACAAAAGGAACAGGAATCACTCGCCAAAAATGAACAACTCGGCCAGCTATATGAGGAAATTTCAGCTACTGAAGAAGAACTAAGACAACAAATGGTAGAGTTAAATCAAAGCACTCAACTCCTTAAAGAGAGTGAAAGAAGGCTAAACCGAGCTCAAGCGCTCGCTCATGTAGGAAATTGGGAAATTGACTTAGCAACCAAGACAGTGTGGGCTTCTGAAGAAACCTTCAATTTGTATGGACTTAATAGAGAAACCCCCTTTTTGTCACTGGAAAGTATTCAAAAGGTGGTACATACAGAAGATCGGGCTCAGCTTGATCAAGCTCTAGAACGTTTAATTAACGAAACTGCGGAATACAACGTTAATTTCAGGATCATTAAAGCAAACACTTCTGAAGAAAGGTATATGCATTCGGTAGCAGAACTGGAATATGGTCACTCAAGAAGGCCTGTCAGAATCTTAGGCGTTATTCAGGATGTTACGGCAAGTGTTCTTTCTGAATTAGATTTAAAACGAAAGAATAGAGTGTTAAGGAATTTGTATGAGGAATTGACAGGAACAGAAGAAGAATTACGTCAACAATTTGATGAAATCATAACTAATAAGGCGATCATAGAACTTAGTGAAGAACGTTATAAAACGCTTGTGAATAATTCCCCAGATGTCATTTATAGTTGTGACTGTGACGGAGTGTTTACTACAATTAATAAAGAATTTTCCGAAGTTATAGGTTTACCTGAAAAGGAAATTATTGGAAAGACTATAAACGAAATTCAAAGAGATTCTGCTTATATCGAAGAATGGCATAACCAATTTTCAAAAGTTATTAATAAGGGAAAAGTTAACTCTTTTATTTACAAATATGAACGGAAAATTGGAAGTGGTATTGGTTATTATAATGTAACGCTATCCCCTATTTTTGATTCAAGTCGAGAGATCATTGGAGTAATAGGAACAAATCATGATATAACCACTTTAAAGGAAAATGAGCGAGTCATCAAGCATATGGCTTATTACGACTTTTTAACGGATCTTCCGAATAGAGTTCTTTTTTTAGATAGATTAAAGAGCGCAATTGCATTATCTGAAAAAAATGCGACTAAAGTTTACGTTGTATTCCTCGACCTAGACGACTTTAAAAGAGCAAATGATACATTAGGACATGTAACAGGGGATGGAGTTTTAATCGAAACCACAAAAAAGTTGCTAAAATGTATTAGCAAAAAAGATATCCTTGCTCGCTTAGGCGGGGATGAATTTGCCCTGTTGCTTGACGATGCTAAACAGCAAGAGTGTATAGTGTCCCTCTTAGAAACAATAAAATCAAGTTTTCAAGAATCCTTTAGGGTGAATGATCACATAATCAATTTAACAGCCAGTATGGGAATTTCAAGGTATCCGGATGATGGGGAAACAGCTGACGAACTTATCAAAAACGCAGATACAGCCATGTATAAAGCTAAGGAAGTTGGGAAAAATGGTTATCAATTTTTTAATCTAAAAATGAAAGAGGATCTTTTACTAAAAACAAACATTGAAAGACTATTAAGAAATGCCATAATAAACAATGATTTTGTATTGCATTATCAACCTCAATATACGGCCCAAACGGGAGAACTCCGTGGGTTTGAAGCTTTAATTCGTTGGAATTGTCCTGAAATGGGATTCCTTAATCCCATGGAATTCATACCTATAGCCGAAGAAACAGGCCTGATTATTCAGATCGGTGAATGGGTTATAAACACGGCGAGTCGAATTTGTAAAGAGTTAGAAATTAAATATGGGTGTGACCTGGTTATGGCTATCAATATCTCGCCGATCCAATTAAGGCAAAAGGACTTTAGCGAAACGGTGATGCAGGCCCTTGAATTATCAGGGCTAAAGCCGACCAGTCTGGAATTAGAGGTTACAGAGAACATTTTTATAGACAGCTTTGATTGCGTTGTCAATAAATTGAGAAATCTAAAAAAACTTGGAGTGAGAATCGCACTTGATGATTTTGGTACTGGATATTCATCGTTAAATTATCTGCGCAAACTCCCCATTACTCTGTTGAAAATTGATAAAGCTTTTGTGAAAGAAATTGATTCTTTAGATCAGCATAACGGGTTAACAGGATCGATTATTGCTTTGGCCAGTAAGCTTAATATCAAAACGATCGCTGAAGGGGTTGAAACGTTAGAGCAACTTGACTACTTGAGTAGGGCAAATTGTGATTATTTGCAGGGATTTTTACTTGAGAAACCAGTACCGAAAGATTTACTAGGCAGTATTATTGAAAAAGGCAGTTTGAGAGAGTTCCTTTTGTGA
- a CDS encoding NADP-dependent isocitrate dehydrogenase, protein MTRIKMNVPLVEMDGDEMTRIIWKWIKEFLIEPYVELKTEYYDLGLQKRDESNDQITIDSALATKKYGVAVKCATITPNAQRIEEYNLKEMWKSPNATIRSILDGTVFRAPIIVDSIKPFLRTWKKPITIARHAYGDIYKDIEYRVEGPGKAELVFTGENGEVRQTIFSFQDKGVILGMHNIDKSIENFARTCFNYALDIKQDLWFSTKDTISKKYDHTFKDIFQDIYDQEYKRKFEETKIEYFYTLIDDAVARVIRSEGGFIWACKNYDGDVMSDMVATAFGSLAMMTSVLVSPDGYHEFEAAHGTVTRHYYKHLQGEETSTNSMATIFAWTGALRKRAELDGLEELIAFADKLEAASIKTIEDGVMTKDLAELSEVTNKKIVTTRDFLMEIKQRLDQAH, encoded by the coding sequence ATGACTAGAATTAAAATGAATGTCCCCCTAGTGGAAATGGACGGGGACGAAATGACCAGGATCATTTGGAAGTGGATTAAAGAATTTCTAATTGAACCTTATGTTGAATTAAAAACTGAGTATTATGATTTGGGACTGCAGAAAAGGGATGAGTCTAACGACCAAATTACAATCGATTCCGCCCTTGCCACTAAAAAATATGGCGTAGCTGTTAAATGTGCGACCATCACGCCCAATGCCCAAAGAATTGAAGAATATAACCTCAAAGAGATGTGGAAAAGCCCTAATGCTACTATTCGTTCCATTCTAGATGGAACTGTTTTTCGGGCACCTATCATTGTAGACAGCATTAAACCCTTTTTACGAACCTGGAAAAAGCCTATTACTATTGCCAGGCACGCCTACGGTGATATCTATAAGGACATTGAATATAGAGTAGAGGGCCCAGGTAAAGCTGAGCTTGTGTTTACTGGAGAGAATGGTGAGGTACGTCAAACCATCTTCAGTTTCCAGGACAAAGGGGTCATTCTAGGAATGCACAATATCGATAAATCCATAGAAAACTTTGCTCGGACCTGCTTCAATTATGCCCTCGACATCAAGCAGGATCTCTGGTTTTCCACTAAGGACACTATTTCCAAGAAGTATGATCATACCTTTAAGGATATTTTCCAGGACATTTACGACCAAGAATACAAGCGAAAGTTTGAGGAAACCAAAATTGAGTACTTCTACACTCTAATAGATGATGCTGTAGCCCGTGTTATCCGTTCAGAAGGTGGTTTTATCTGGGCATGCAAGAATTACGACGGGGATGTCATGTCCGATATGGTGGCCACTGCGTTTGGTAGCCTAGCCATGATGACTTCAGTGTTAGTATCTCCTGACGGTTATCATGAATTTGAGGCTGCTCACGGTACGGTTACTAGGCATTATTACAAACACCTCCAGGGAGAAGAAACCTCGACCAATTCCATGGCCACTATTTTTGCCTGGACCGGAGCTTTGAGAAAACGCGCTGAACTTGATGGGCTCGAAGAGCTTATTGCCTTTGCCGATAAGCTAGAAGCAGCTTCCATTAAAACCATTGAAGACGGGGTCATGACCAAAGATTTAGCAGAACTGTCTGAGGTGACTAATAAGAAGATTGTAACTACACGAGACTTCCTTATGGAAATCAAGCAAAGGCTCGACCAGGCCCACTAA
- the ade gene encoding adenine deaminase — translation MRTYEEIKTVLEAGLSIIDCDLKLENVNLVNVYSSQIYPTNIYIKGKRIVSIDPKAELKAKKTLDCGGMYAVPGFIDGHMHVETTLLSPEALANVLVPQGTTTIMADLMEIANVAGIDGVKALVNSITTLPYRTFIQVSSRVPTAPGLETTGGILGLAEVEEILNWTESISLGELDPSKVLTIKEEYLKKIAVALQHRKIVNGHAIGRAGQELNVYASAGMSDDHECVTYEHLIERVQLGITVMLREGSTERNVEELIKGVLKHGLSHEHLIFCTDDKHAIDIREEGHINYNVNKAILLGMPPMQAIQMATLNSARHFRLEDEIGSITPGRLADILLVKDLSNITPIRVIYEGKVVAENGRLVVESKQRNYPDWIKETIKLKTPVIANSFAVPTQSQGSTTRVNVIRIYDDQIINEWDEEELTIANGQILSNLEKDILKLSIVERYGKTGGVGIGFVKGFRLKEGALATSMSHDHHNIVCVGTNDEDMACAANAIHRLQGGMVVVKEGQVIGKMELPIGGLMSEKPAEIVIKELENVNSAARQLGCHLPSPFMTLCFISLPTVPKLGLTDLGLVDVLNHKLIDVEI, via the coding sequence ATGCGAACCTACGAAGAAATCAAGACCGTACTTGAAGCAGGGTTAAGTATCATCGATTGCGACCTAAAGCTTGAAAATGTTAATCTGGTGAATGTCTACTCATCGCAGATATATCCGACCAATATCTACATTAAAGGGAAACGAATTGTTTCAATTGATCCAAAGGCTGAATTAAAAGCTAAAAAGACTCTAGATTGTGGCGGAATGTATGCCGTGCCAGGTTTTATCGATGGGCATATGCACGTTGAAACAACCCTTCTCTCACCTGAGGCCTTGGCGAATGTCCTTGTACCACAGGGTACAACCACAATTATGGCTGATCTCATGGAAATTGCCAATGTGGCAGGGATTGACGGTGTAAAAGCATTGGTCAATTCTATTACTACGCTCCCTTATCGAACCTTTATTCAGGTATCCTCTAGAGTACCGACTGCACCTGGTCTGGAGACTACGGGCGGTATACTTGGCCTTGCTGAAGTTGAAGAAATATTAAATTGGACAGAAAGTATTAGCTTGGGCGAATTAGATCCGTCAAAGGTTCTTACTATTAAAGAAGAATATCTTAAAAAAATTGCTGTCGCCTTGCAACACCGAAAGATCGTTAATGGTCATGCTATTGGCCGTGCTGGACAAGAGCTTAACGTATATGCAAGTGCAGGAATGTCTGATGACCATGAGTGTGTTACGTATGAACATCTGATAGAGAGAGTGCAATTAGGAATAACCGTAATGCTTAGAGAAGGTAGTACAGAGCGTAATGTCGAGGAGCTTATTAAAGGGGTTCTCAAGCACGGCTTGAGCCACGAACATTTAATTTTCTGTACGGATGACAAACATGCCATCGATATCCGTGAAGAAGGTCATATTAACTATAATGTGAATAAAGCAATTTTGCTAGGGATGCCGCCAATGCAGGCCATCCAAATGGCAACTTTGAATTCCGCAAGGCATTTCCGTTTAGAAGACGAGATAGGGAGTATTACCCCTGGTAGGCTGGCCGATATTTTACTCGTTAAAGACTTATCCAACATCACCCCGATCAGGGTTATTTATGAGGGGAAGGTTGTTGCTGAAAATGGTCGTCTCGTGGTGGAAAGCAAACAAAGGAACTACCCTGATTGGATCAAAGAAACCATTAAACTCAAGACGCCCGTCATAGCTAATTCATTTGCTGTACCAACTCAAAGTCAAGGGTCGACAACCCGGGTGAACGTGATACGGATTTATGACGACCAAATTATTAACGAGTGGGACGAAGAAGAACTAACTATAGCAAACGGACAAATCCTTAGTAACCTAGAAAAGGATATACTTAAACTATCTATAGTTGAACGTTATGGCAAGACCGGAGGGGTTGGGATTGGCTTTGTTAAGGGATTCCGCCTGAAAGAAGGGGCATTAGCTACATCCATGTCTCACGACCATCATAATATCGTCTGCGTCGGTACTAATGACGAAGATATGGCTTGTGCCGCGAATGCGATTCACAGGCTGCAGGGTGGTATGGTTGTCGTTAAAGAAGGACAGGTCATAGGCAAAATGGAACTGCCGATCGGCGGTCTAATGAGTGAGAAACCGGCTGAGATCGTGATTAAAGAGCTTGAAAACGTTAATTCGGCAGCTCGACAGTTGGGATGCCACCTACCATCCCCGTTTATGACGCTTTGCTTTATTTCATTACCTACTGTTCCCAAGCTAGGATTGACAGACTTGGGGTTAGTCGATGTGCTTAATCATAAGTTGATTGATGTGGAAATATAA
- a CDS encoding ABC transporter permease, with product MDLNYIIAILAAGVVAGTPILYASLGEVIAERAGILNLGVEGMMLVGAVSAFYVGTFTENKWLGLLVALIAGGLMALIHAVITINFRANQVASGLALTIFGTGLSAYLGRGLVGIPPTSTFKAVAVPVLSQIPVIGKIFFNQDIMVYLSVILVAILWFVFYKTKAGLLLRAVGENPSAVDALGHNIFFVRYAAVIIGGMLAGAGGAYLSLAYSPSWIENMSAGRGWIAVALVIFAVWDPSRALLGAWLFGVIASLGLHLQALGVMIPSNFLQMLPYLFTFIVLVFTTRETKNRRSGTPAALGIPYSREER from the coding sequence ATGGATTTAAACTATATAATCGCCATCCTTGCGGCTGGAGTCGTTGCAGGCACACCGATTTTATATGCTTCTCTGGGTGAAGTCATTGCCGAGCGTGCCGGCATCCTGAACCTAGGCGTTGAAGGCATGATGCTCGTGGGGGCTGTTAGCGCTTTTTACGTAGGCACCTTTACAGAAAACAAATGGCTTGGCCTGTTAGTTGCTTTGATCGCGGGCGGACTTATGGCGCTAATTCATGCTGTTATCACCATCAATTTCCGGGCGAATCAGGTAGCGAGCGGACTTGCACTGACTATTTTCGGTACGGGACTGTCCGCCTACCTTGGACGTGGCTTGGTGGGAATTCCGCCCACTTCGACCTTTAAGGCAGTTGCCGTCCCGGTGCTCTCCCAAATTCCTGTGATTGGTAAAATCTTTTTTAATCAGGACATTATGGTTTACCTCAGCGTGATTCTGGTTGCCATACTGTGGTTTGTCTTTTACAAAACAAAAGCGGGGCTTCTGCTCAGGGCAGTGGGTGAAAATCCATCGGCAGTAGACGCTCTGGGGCACAACATCTTTTTCGTCCGGTATGCTGCTGTTATTATCGGAGGGATGCTTGCCGGCGCGGGTGGTGCCTATCTATCGCTAGCCTATTCTCCCTCCTGGATTGAAAACATGTCGGCTGGCCGCGGTTGGATTGCGGTCGCACTCGTCATCTTCGCCGTCTGGGATCCGAGCCGTGCCCTTCTGGGCGCCTGGCTGTTCGGTGTCATTGCTTCACTGGGTCTGCATCTTCAAGCCCTGGGCGTCATGATTCCGTCCAATTTTCTACAAATGCTGCCTTATCTTTTTACATTTATTGTCTTGGTCTTTACCACACGCGAAACAAAAAACAGACGTTCGGGAACACCTGCTGCCCTCGGAATTCCGTATTCGCGTGAGGAACGCTAA
- a CDS encoding ABC transporter permease encodes MNLKLLGSWEIKKANTSSALKKFGISVTSIVLGLLFAGLFVLITGKDPLKLYNEIFQSSVGSIYGLSETLVEMIPLALCSLGVSLAFRMQLWNIGAEGQFYMGAFGATYFALFFSDLPKLIMLPLMLIAGFICGGLWALIPAIPKAFWNVNETISSLLLNYVAYFWMAYLVYGPWKDPKGNNFPLTKTFPDSATIPVFGNTRISYAIFLVLIIAVAMYILIKYSKWGYEISVSGSSRKAANYAGMSYVKNVLMVMFLSGAVSGIAGMAEVSGVLHRLQQTISPGYGYTAILIALLARLNPFSILLVSFLMGGLLVGGFSLQTSGFPSSMVSMFQGSILFFVLAGEIFNNYRLVRKKA; translated from the coding sequence ATGAATCTTAAACTGTTGGGAAGTTGGGAGATTAAAAAAGCAAATACAAGCTCTGCCCTGAAGAAGTTCGGCATCTCCGTGACCTCAATCGTGCTAGGTCTACTCTTTGCGGGACTTTTTGTGCTGATTACTGGAAAAGACCCGTTGAAGCTCTACAATGAGATTTTTCAATCCTCCGTTGGCTCAATCTATGGCCTTAGCGAAACGCTCGTAGAAATGATTCCTCTAGCACTTTGCTCGCTTGGGGTTTCACTGGCTTTCCGCATGCAATTATGGAACATCGGGGCGGAAGGACAATTTTATATGGGCGCTTTCGGTGCAACCTATTTCGCTCTGTTTTTTTCGGACCTACCAAAACTTATCATGCTTCCACTCATGCTGATTGCAGGCTTTATTTGTGGCGGGCTTTGGGCCTTGATTCCGGCTATTCCGAAGGCATTCTGGAATGTTAACGAAACCATCAGCTCTCTCTTGCTGAACTATGTGGCTTATTTTTGGATGGCCTATCTTGTTTACGGTCCTTGGAAAGACCCTAAGGGAAACAATTTTCCTCTCACGAAAACATTTCCTGATAGCGCGACCATTCCTGTTTTCGGCAACACACGTATTAGTTACGCCATCTTTCTAGTGTTGATCATTGCTGTAGCGATGTACATCCTTATCAAATATTCCAAGTGGGGATATGAGATTTCAGTCAGCGGCTCGAGCCGCAAGGCAGCCAACTATGCCGGGATGAGCTATGTTAAAAATGTATTGATGGTAATGTTTTTAAGTGGGGCTGTATCAGGAATTGCTGGGATGGCCGAGGTTTCCGGCGTGCTTCACCGGTTACAGCAGACCATTTCTCCTGGCTATGGCTACACAGCCATACTCATTGCCCTGCTTGCGCGGCTGAATCCCTTTAGTATCCTGCTCGTATCCTTTCTGATGGGCGGGCTGCTGGTGGGGGGATTCAGTCTGCAGACCTCTGGTTTTCCGTCGAGTATGGTTTCCATGTTTCAGGGTTCGATTCTGTTTTTCGTGCTGGCAGGCGAAATCTTTAACAATTACCGTTTGGTAAGAAAGAAGGCATGA
- a CDS encoding ABC transporter ATP-binding protein produces MGNTPMVEMRKIIKEFPGILANDQVSFDVNTGEIHALLGENGAGKSTLMSVLTGLYRPDGGDIYIEGKKTDFSSPKDAVNYGIGMVHQHFKLVQPFTVAENVMLSIKGLKQIYNLKEIEQQIIKQSEAFGLSIDPKAKIWQLSVGEQQRVEIIKLLLLGAKVLILDEPTAVLTPQEANALYETLLKMTESGKSVILISHKMNEVLKNTNRITVLRDGKSIGTVHTKNTNEKELAKMMVGRNISDQLEKKSYLKSEKIMSLNNVSALGDSGLLKLKNISIDIYAGEIFGVAGVDGNGQKELAEAVAGLRSVKTGNLFFCGKDCTKSGRKKRINLGISYVPEDRMTTGLAPDLNAYENMALKSYRKYPGPFIRWDKVRNDTDRLMQKFDVRLASTTNPVKMMSGGNIQKLLLAREIDSDPKLIIAVYPMRGLDIGATDYVKRLLIEQSEKGKAVLLISEDLEDLLSMTDRIIVMHGGEIMGVVKPSETTREEIGLMMAGKRKVDLHES; encoded by the coding sequence ATGGGAAATACGCCCATGGTGGAAATGCGTAAAATCATAAAAGAATTTCCGGGCATCCTGGCCAATGATCAGGTTTCGTTTGACGTTAACACTGGCGAAATCCATGCTCTGCTGGGTGAAAACGGGGCGGGTAAAAGCACGTTGATGAGCGTGCTCACAGGTCTTTATCGTCCCGACGGGGGTGACATCTACATTGAAGGCAAAAAAACTGACTTTTCGTCGCCTAAGGATGCTGTCAACTACGGCATTGGTATGGTGCACCAGCATTTTAAGCTCGTTCAGCCATTTACGGTGGCGGAAAATGTCATGCTTAGTATCAAGGGTCTGAAACAGATTTATAACCTAAAAGAGATTGAGCAGCAAATAATCAAGCAATCGGAAGCTTTCGGACTTTCCATTGACCCTAAGGCCAAAATTTGGCAACTCTCGGTCGGTGAACAACAGAGGGTTGAAATCATCAAATTACTGTTACTAGGAGCCAAGGTTTTGATACTTGATGAACCGACCGCTGTCCTGACGCCTCAGGAAGCAAATGCTCTCTATGAGACACTTTTAAAGATGACAGAAAGTGGGAAATCCGTGATCCTTATTTCTCATAAAATGAATGAGGTTTTAAAAAATACGAATCGCATTACTGTTCTGAGGGACGGTAAATCCATTGGTACTGTTCATACCAAAAATACGAATGAAAAAGAGCTTGCCAAAATGATGGTGGGCAGAAATATCAGTGACCAGTTGGAAAAGAAATCCTACCTAAAAAGCGAAAAAATTATGTCCTTGAATAACGTATCAGCTTTGGGTGACAGTGGTTTGCTGAAATTGAAAAATATTTCAATTGATATATATGCCGGAGAAATATTTGGGGTTGCTGGCGTTGACGGAAACGGCCAGAAGGAGCTTGCGGAAGCGGTGGCAGGCCTGCGTTCTGTCAAGACGGGAAACCTTTTCTTTTGCGGAAAGGATTGCACAAAATCCGGCCGTAAAAAGCGAATTAATCTCGGTATTAGCTATGTCCCGGAGGATCGCATGACAACCGGGCTTGCGCCGGACCTTAACGCGTATGAAAATATGGCGCTTAAAAGTTATCGCAAGTATCCTGGTCCCTTCATTCGATGGGATAAAGTTAGAAATGACACCGATCGATTGATGCAGAAGTTTGACGTCAGGTTAGCAAGTACGACTAACCCTGTTAAAATGATGTCAGGCGGAAACATCCAGAAGCTGTTGCTTGCGCGTGAAATAGATTCTGATCCAAAGCTGATTATTGCGGTATATCCGATGCGCGGTCTTGATATCGGGGCAACCGATTATGTCAAACGACTGCTCATAGAGCAGAGTGAAAAGGGCAAGGCAGTACTCCTTATTTCAGAGGATCTGGAAGACCTTCTTTCCATGACGGATCGCATCATTGTAATGCACGGGGGTGAAATCATGGGTGTTGTAAAGCCGAGCGAAACAACGCGTGAAGAAATCGGTCTGATGATGGCCGGCAAAAGAAAGGTAGATCTTCATGAATCTTAA